CCTGCAAAACTACAGGTGCAGTTCATTTACCTCACCGCGCCTACACTGTAGACGGCAATCTGTATTACAACGGTAAATTACTGGTAGAAAAAGCTGCTGTAGCCTAAGTAAATTTTCTTTAAATGAAGATTGGCTTAGATATGATGGGCGGCGACTACGCCCCCAAGGCTACTGTTTTAGGGGCTATTGCAGCCCATAAAACGCTGGCAGAAGGCCAAAAGCTGGTGCTTATTGGCGATAGCCAGGTCATAAGAGATCTTCTGGAAGAAAATAATTATAGCGCCGATGGCTTTGAGTTTGTTCATACCACCGAGGTGATCGGTATGGGTGAGCATCCAACTAAAGCTGTTGTGCAAAAACCAGACTCGAGCATTAGCGTCGGCTTTCAGATGTTGAAAGACGGCAAGCTGGATGCTTTTACGTCTGCGGGCAATACCGGCGCCATGCTGGTGGGCGCTATGTTCAGCGTAAAAACCATTCCGGGCGTACAACGTCCGGCAATGACAACTATAGTACCCAAACTGAAAGGCGGTTTGGGTATTTTGTTGGATGTAGGTGCCAATGCCGATTGTAAGCCAGAAGTTCTGGTGCAGTTTGGTGTGTTGGGCAGCCTGCTGGCACAATCGGTTTATCAGATTGATAATCCGCGCGTGGCGCTGATGAATATTGGCGAAGAAGAAGAAAAAGGAAACCTGCTTTGCCAGGCCACCTATCCACTAATGAAGGAGAGCACTCAATTCAACTTTGTTGGTAATGTGGAAGGACGCGACCTGTTTAGCGACATGGCCGATGTTTACGTTTGCGATGGTTTTACCGGCAACGTAATTCTCAAAATGGCCGAGTCGTTTTATGTCATCACTATTAAAAAAGGCTTAAAAGACGAGTTTTTCGATCGTTTTAACTACGAGCAGTACGGCGGTAGCCCAATTTTGGGCGTTAATGCTCCTGTGGTGGTTGGGCACGGTATATCTAGTCCGGAGGCTATTAAAAATATGGTGCTGTTGTGCAGAGATATGGTAGAAACCAATCTTGTTGACCAATTTAAAAAGGCTTTTCAACCATAATTATATAACAATCTAGATGAGTAAAATTCATGCCGCTATAACCGCGGTGCACGGCTACGCCCCTGAATACGTGCTAACCAACCACGAATTGGAAACCATGGTTGATACCAACGACGAGTGGATTACCTCTCGTACCGGTATCAAGGAGCGCAGAATATTAAAAGGCGAAGGACTGGCCACTTCTGATCTGGCCGTTCCAGCTGTTGAAGAGTTGCTGCGTAAACGCGGCATCGGTGCCGAAGAGATTGAACTGATCATTTTCTGTACCACTACCCCCGATATGCCATTCCCGGCTACGGCCAACATTCTGGCCGATAAAATCGGCGCCAAAAATGCCTGGGGTTATGATCTGCAGGCTGCATGTTCAGGCTTTATCTACGGCCTGTCTACCGGCGCTTCATTCATAGAGAGTGGCAAGCATAAAAAAGTATTAGTAGTAGGCGGCGATAAAATGTCGGCTATTATCAATTATGAAGACCGCGCTACCTGCATCATTTTTGGTGACGGTTGCGGTGCTGTATTACTGGAGCCAAATACCGAAGGCTACGGTGTTATTGATTCTATCCTGAAAAGTGATGGCGCTGGCCGCAGCTATTTGCACCAAAAAGCAGGTGGTTCATTAAAACCGGCTTCGCACGAAACTGTGGACGCCAAAGAGCACTTTGCTTATCAGGAAGGTCAGGCGGTATTTAAATTTGCCGTTACCAATATGGCCGATGTAGCTGCCGAGGTAATGGAGAAAAACAACCTGGTATCTGAAGATATTGCATGGTTGGTGCCACACCAGGCCAACAAACGTATTATTGATGCTACTGCCAACCGCACCGGCGTACCTGCCGAAAAAGTGGTAGTAAACATTGAGCGTTACGGCAATACCACCAACGGAACCATTCCACTGTGTTTGTGGGAGTGGGAAAGTAAATTTAAAAAAGGCGACAATATTATATTAGCAGCCTTTGGCGGCGGCTTCACCTGGGGTTCTGTATACCTGAAGTGGGCCTATTAAATTAAGGATTGAAGGCGTGAGTTTTGAATGAGTGATTAGTTTCAAATTCGAAATTGAGCATCCCAAATCCGAAATAAATAAAACATCAACTAAGTTCGCACTGTATTAATTATTAAATAATTAGCCTGTCATTTGCACATTTGCGCTTACGCATATTTGCACATACAGACATTAACATATAACTTAGCCACCCAACTGTTAGCCAATACAAACTATTGCATAATTAACTATGGATATTAAGCAAATACAAGACCTTATCCGTTTTGTTTCCAAATCGGGCGTTAACGAAGTCTCTATTGAGCAGGACGAGTTCAAGATTACTATAAAAACCAACCAGGCTCCAACCTATGTAACAGCTACTGTTCCGGGTGCGGCTCCTGCTCCGGTTGCTATACCTGCTGCACCTGTTGCGCAAGATTTTGCACCAGTTGCTGCTGCCCCTGCCGCTCCTGCTGCTGCAGATAATGCTAACTACATCACTATCAAATCGCCAATGATCGGTACTTTCTACCGTTCTGCAAGTCCGGAAAAACCAATGTTTGTAAACGTTGGCGACGAGATTAAACCTGGTAGTGTGCTGTGCATTGTTGAAGCCATGAAATTGTTTAACGAGATTGAGGCTGAAGTATCAGGCCGTATCGTGAAAATTCTGGTAGACAACTCTTCGCCGGTTGAGTATGACCAGCCTTTGTTCCTGGTAGAACCAGTTTAAGGGTTGATTAAGAGAATGGTTGATTAAGCGCGTGGTTTTAACGGCAGCTTGGTCAACACAGACAGCTAATCAACTAACGATAAAGTGATGGTTGATTATGCGATTGGGAGATACTCAATCAGCTAATCAACTCAATCAACCAATCAACTTAAAACAAACTATGTTTAAAAAAATACTCATAGCCAACCGTGGCGAAATAGCCCTTCGTATTATCCGTACTTGTAAAGAGATGGGTATAAAAACGGTTGCTGTATACTCTACTGCAGACCGCGATAGTTTGCATGTGCGCTTTGCTGATGAGGCCGTGTGTATCGGTCCACCGGCTAGCCGCGATTCTTACCTCAATATCCCGAACATTATTTCGGCTGCAGAGGTTACCAATGCCGATGCCATTCACCCTGGCTATGGCTTCCTTTCAGAAAATGCCAAATTCTCAGCCATCTGTGCTGAATACAATATTAAATTTATTGGCGCTACTGCCGATCAGATCAACGCCATGGGCGACAAGGCTTCGGCCAAAGCAACCATGAAGAAAGCTGGTGTACCTTGTATCCCGGGTTCTGAAGGTCTGTTAGAAAGCGTAAAGCAAGGTATTGAGATTTCCAGAAAAATAGGTTACCCGGTTATATTGAAAGCTACCGCTGGCGGTGGTGGCCGTGGTATGCGTATTGTTTGGAACGACGAAGAGTTTGAACCAGCCTGGGATTCTGCACGTGCCGAAGCCGGTGCTGCATTTGCCAACGATGGCATGTACCTGGAAAAATACGTAGTTGATCCGCGCCACATCGAAATACAGGTTGTGGGCGATCAGTACGGTAAAGTATGTCACTTGTCTGAACGCGATTGCTCTATTCAGCGTCGTCACCAGAAACTGGTTGAGGAGGCTCCGTCTCCGTTCATGACCGAGAAGCTGCGTAAAAAAATGGGCGATGCCGCCATTAAAGGTGCCAAAGCTGTTAAATATGAAGGTGCCGGTACCATTGAGTTTTTAGTGGACAAAGACCGCAACTTCTACTTCATGGAGATGAACACCCGTATCCAGGTAGAGCACCCGGTTACCGAGGAGGTAATTAACTTTGACTTGATCAAAGAGCAAATTAAAGTTGCTGCTGGTGTGCCTATCTCTGGCAAAAACTACGAGCCTGTAATGCATGCCATTGAGTGCCGTATCAACGCTGAAGATCCGTTTAACAATTTCCGTCCGTCGCCAGGTAAAATCACCAATTTCCACTCTCCGGGTGGTCATGGTGTGCGTGTTGATACACACGTTTACAGCGGCTACGTTATCCCGCCAAACTACGATTCAATGATTGCTAAGGTAATTTGCGTGGCCCAAACCCGCGAAGAAGCCCTGAGCACCATGGAGCGCGCACTAAGCGAGTTTGTAATTGAAGGCATTAAAACTACTATACCTTTCCATTTGAAGCTGCTGCAGGATCCAAACTTCCGTGCCGGTAACTTCACCACCAAGTTTATGGAAACGTTTGAGTTCTAAATAAAACCTTTGTAAACACGCCACCTATAAATACCCCTAAATACAAAGGTTTAAATGAGCGAAGACAACAAACTGGTTAAGGCCATAAAAGATAAAGGCAAAAACCTCGAGGCCGAAATGTCATTTTTTGACCACCTCGAGGTTTTGCGTGGCCATCTTATCCGCTCATCCATCGCCATCCTGATTTTTGCCATAGCGGCATTTGTTTATTTCGACTGGATTTTTGATACCCTGATCATGGGCCCAAGTAAGCCCACGTTCTGGACCTACCGCGCGGTATGTACGCTGGGCAACTGGCTGCACCGCGATATGTGTTTCAGAACAGTCCACTTCAGGTTGATCAATAATGAAATGGCGGGGCAGTTCATTTTGCAAATTAACTCTGCACTTCTCATTGGCGTTACCGCAGGTATCCCTTACCTGCTGTGGGAGCTATGGCGATTTATCAAACCAGCCCTGCATGATAAGGAACGTAAGGCAGCAAGCGGTTTTGTGTTCTACGCGTCGCTACTGTTCTTTTTGGGTGTACTGTTTGGCTACTACATCATTACACCGGTATCTGTCAACTTTTTGATGGGTTACACCGTGAGCCCAAGCATTGAAAACATGCCGACGATTGATAACTATCTGTCGTCTGTAGCCACGCTCACGCTGGCAACCGGTTTGGTGTTTGAGTTACCGATCCTGATCTACATCCTGGCTACCATGGGAATTATGACGCCTAAGTTTATGCGCGCCTCCCGTCGTTACGCCATCATCATCA
This region of Mucilaginibacter yixingensis genomic DNA includes:
- the tatC gene encoding twin-arginine translocase subunit TatC → MSEDNKLVKAIKDKGKNLEAEMSFFDHLEVLRGHLIRSSIAILIFAIAAFVYFDWIFDTLIMGPSKPTFWTYRAVCTLGNWLHRDMCFRTVHFRLINNEMAGQFILQINSALLIGVTAGIPYLLWELWRFIKPALHDKERKAASGFVFYASLLFFLGVLFGYYIITPVSVNFLMGYTVSPSIENMPTIDNYLSSVATLTLATGLVFELPILIYILATMGIMTPKFMRASRRYAIIIILIIAAVVTPTPDMMTMTVVAIPLYVLFEVSIIVSARVEKRREAKLNEA
- the accC gene encoding acetyl-CoA carboxylase biotin carboxylase subunit; the protein is MFKKILIANRGEIALRIIRTCKEMGIKTVAVYSTADRDSLHVRFADEAVCIGPPASRDSYLNIPNIISAAEVTNADAIHPGYGFLSENAKFSAICAEYNIKFIGATADQINAMGDKASAKATMKKAGVPCIPGSEGLLESVKQGIEISRKIGYPVILKATAGGGGRGMRIVWNDEEFEPAWDSARAEAGAAFANDGMYLEKYVVDPRHIEIQVVGDQYGKVCHLSERDCSIQRRHQKLVEEAPSPFMTEKLRKKMGDAAIKGAKAVKYEGAGTIEFLVDKDRNFYFMEMNTRIQVEHPVTEEVINFDLIKEQIKVAAGVPISGKNYEPVMHAIECRINAEDPFNNFRPSPGKITNFHSPGGHGVRVDTHVYSGYVIPPNYDSMIAKVICVAQTREEALSTMERALSEFVIEGIKTTIPFHLKLLQDPNFRAGNFTTKFMETFEF
- the accB gene encoding acetyl-CoA carboxylase biotin carboxyl carrier protein, translated to MDIKQIQDLIRFVSKSGVNEVSIEQDEFKITIKTNQAPTYVTATVPGAAPAPVAIPAAPVAQDFAPVAAAPAAPAAADNANYITIKSPMIGTFYRSASPEKPMFVNVGDEIKPGSVLCIVEAMKLFNEIEAEVSGRIVKILVDNSSPVEYDQPLFLVEPV
- a CDS encoding beta-ketoacyl-ACP synthase III; its protein translation is MSKIHAAITAVHGYAPEYVLTNHELETMVDTNDEWITSRTGIKERRILKGEGLATSDLAVPAVEELLRKRGIGAEEIELIIFCTTTPDMPFPATANILADKIGAKNAWGYDLQAACSGFIYGLSTGASFIESGKHKKVLVVGGDKMSAIINYEDRATCIIFGDGCGAVLLEPNTEGYGVIDSILKSDGAGRSYLHQKAGGSLKPASHETVDAKEHFAYQEGQAVFKFAVTNMADVAAEVMEKNNLVSEDIAWLVPHQANKRIIDATANRTGVPAEKVVVNIERYGNTTNGTIPLCLWEWESKFKKGDNIILAAFGGGFTWGSVYLKWAY
- the rpmF gene encoding 50S ribosomal protein L32; translated protein: MPHPKRKFSKSRTAKRRTHYKADAPTLTTCKTTGAVHLPHRAYTVDGNLYYNGKLLVEKAAVA
- the plsX gene encoding phosphate acyltransferase PlsX, translated to MKIGLDMMGGDYAPKATVLGAIAAHKTLAEGQKLVLIGDSQVIRDLLEENNYSADGFEFVHTTEVIGMGEHPTKAVVQKPDSSISVGFQMLKDGKLDAFTSAGNTGAMLVGAMFSVKTIPGVQRPAMTTIVPKLKGGLGILLDVGANADCKPEVLVQFGVLGSLLAQSVYQIDNPRVALMNIGEEEEKGNLLCQATYPLMKESTQFNFVGNVEGRDLFSDMADVYVCDGFTGNVILKMAESFYVITIKKGLKDEFFDRFNYEQYGGSPILGVNAPVVVGHGISSPEAIKNMVLLCRDMVETNLVDQFKKAFQP